ctctgaagagttttctccaacaccacaattcaaaagcatcaattctttggcactcagctttctttatagtccagctctcacatccatacatgaccactggaaaaatcatagccttgactagatggacctttgttgacaaagtaatgtctcaaatTTCATTTAGGTCCAATTACAATTCTTTTTCTCAGCTAATCAGTGGGTACTGTGGGCACAGAACTGACTGGCTGAGGACCCCAGCACTTTGGTCCTCACTGTTGATATTTCTGGGATTCTGTGTGGTCCAGGCCTGAATAAGGAATGGAAGACAATCACAGGGTGGGTGTGCAGAACCTATGGGCCTGTTGTAAGATGGTCTCAGTCTTGTATCCCTCTGTGTGGGGAGCCAGAACAACATGTCAAGTGCTAGAGATGAGCAGTCAGGGGACTGTGAGGTTAgggaaacatttactgagtgtctgcTGTGGGTTTCTGGCTGAAGACAAGAGGCAGAGTGTGGCCAGGCTTTCATTCAGACTCAGGTGCCGGGTGTCCCGGGATGGATACCCCTCCTCCCCGAGCCTAGCACAGAGGCAGATGAGGCAGTTGTATTGAAGTAGTGCCTTTATTTACTGAAGTCCAAGTCATAAGCTCCAGTGCAGGGTGGGTTCTCCTTGCTTCGGGGCATCATGTGCTCCTTGGTGGATGGCTCTGGGTCTTTATCCTCACTGACTCCAAGGGGCTTGGGATTGGCCTGTGAGAGGTCAGGGTTTGAGGCAGGAGTCTCATCAGATCCCTGTGCCCACACCCTCCATGGGTcctgcccctcctcaccccaccacTGCCAGCCTCTGCACTTTTGCCTGGGATGTGTCCCATTGGAAATGCCCTTCCCTGAGGACCATCTTCTGAGGTGCCTTCCCACCCACAGCTCCTCTCACAAGCTCTCTGCTCCCTGCATCGGATTCCAGGACTCACAGCTTCTCCTAGGCCAGCCTCCTCCTCTTGCTTGCTCTGGGCTTGGGCAGGGACCTGTACCCCAAGTTTTTCCAGCTCCTCCTTCAGCCTGGATAGAAAGAGGTCGGGAGTGGGGTAGGAGGATGTGGAGGGAGAAGGGTAGGACTGTAAAGGGACCAAGAGACAGAGACTAGAAGGGAGCAGAGACTCCCTCAGCCACCTTCCCTTTGGGGACTCGGGGGAAGGGCTCCATGCCCACCTCTGCCtcttctgctgcagctgctgacacTTCTGTTGCAGCTGCTCCTGGCGCTGGGCAGCAGCCTCCAGCAGCTCCTGGGCTTTCCTATTCTCCTCCTCAAACAAATGACTGAGGGTGGGGCACGGGTGCTGGCAGCTGTCCCCCTCCACTCAGTCCCCCCTCCCCATCCGGGTCTTACACCACAGCTGCTGCCTCCGGGCTGCGCAGGAAGAGCCCTTCACTGATTGTGTGGCCCTTGGCTCCAAACTGCGAGCACAGACGATGCTTCACATCCTCCAGCTTTGCCTCCACCAGCTTCTCTGCAGCAGGAAGGAACggatgggcagggcagggcagggcagggcagggcagatcAGGGCATCCCCATCTTCCAGGCCTCACCTTCCTTAAGCAACTGCTCCTTGCTGCTGTCCAGGGTGCTGATCTCCAGGGCCAGCCGCTCTGGTTTCTGATGGATAATAAAGGAGACCTGTCCGCAACTCCTGGCTTTCTCCCACGTGCCTCAGAGAAGCCAATCTGGATCTGGTCTTTACTCATATGCCTCACTTCCTGCATGCCAGGCACAGTGCAGCTTCAGGGCCTCTGCATTGGCCattccctctgtctggaattgTTCTACCCCAGATACCTGTGGTGCTAGGCAGGAGAAGCTCATAAGGTAGTTAGTGTTCAGGAATTCTGCAAGGGCATCCTGCAAACGCCAAAATTCAAGACTGTTCTCTGGAGAGTCAGTTATCAGTTCAGCACCGTAGCTCCTACTCTTCCCTCCATGTGACCTCACTGAGTCTGTCCGTCCTGACTTTCACTCTCTGCCTATTTTCTTGTCTGGGACCCTAGGCGGCAGATAGTGGCCTGTTATTTCCCCACTATCTTCCCTGTGACTGTGCTGGCCCCAAAGACATCCGTGAATCTGCTCCATGGATGCCTCCTCGGCTCTTCAGTTCCTCGTCAACTCTTAGGGCCCCTGGGAGGCACAGAGACGCGTGAGCAGGGTCAGTGAAGATGACAGCACCTGGCGGCGCTGAGGGTGCTGAGGAGCTAGGTTCAGGGCGACTCTGACCTATGGCTGCTGGGCTCGCGCAGGAGCCGCGTGTGGCAGTCGGCAGGAGGGCGGCCTGCGGGATGGCATGGCTCTGGGCCTGGTGCTGCCAGGGAGGGTGTGCAAGGTGGGGAGAGTAGCTCTGAGTGACTCACGTGGAATTCCCACAGGTCCTTATACTGGCTCATCAGGTCCTCCAGTTGCTCCTCGAAATCCAACCTGGGAACCAAACACACAGGATGAGGGGCTGTGGGCTGAGACACCCGTCCCAACCTGGTTCACACTGGAGTCTTTATGCACAGACGTGAGGGAGCTTGCTTGTGCTCTTCACTCTGCTGCAAGAGCCTTTGCCTCCTTGACCCTCCAAGCTTCAGCTCAGCCAGGTCTTCTCATTCCCATTCCTAGTATGACCTCCTCCCCGCTTACAACCCACCCAGCCCCCCGTGCCTTGGGAGGCGGGCCTTACCTCAGCTGcctctgtttgttcttttcttGCTCAATCTGGGAGTTCAGGGCAGAAATCCGCTCTTTGCACTCCTGCAGCATGGTTTGCTTCCTGGCAAGAGGCAAGGCAGTCACCATGCTTTCTGAATAATCTCTCCCTAGGAGGGGCCTGGGGTGgagctcccatttccttctcttgacaTCTGTTGTAGCCTTCCAGAATGAGTTCCTTTCTGTAACTTTTGGGGTGGTATGAACACATGCCCTCTGGAATGTCATTGTGAAGATTAGGGAGATGAGTGTGAGTGTggtcacacacacaagcacacacatattgATCTCATGTGAATTCCTCAAACATATTCAGTGTTGGTATGCTAGGGGCTTGGAGGTCTCTGGTCACGAAATGAGCAATATAAGCATTCAGGAGCTAGAGAGATGGGTGAATAGAAGGATAATGGGTGAATGGAGAGAGGCTGGTGGACAGATGGTTGGCGTGATACCTAAATGAAGGGACAGATGAAACTATAAAAAGCACAGAATAAAAACCAGCTGAAGGAATTTAATTGACATTCTAGCAAATGAATGATTATCTCAGTGAATAAGATGGTAATCAATACTACGACCTACTGTTGGGAGTCACGGTCTCCATATTTTATAGAGGAAGATGATGAGAGCTGTGGGTCTAAGGCCGATTTgccttaggttttttttttttttttaacaggatgAAGGGGTAGCGCTCAACAGGGGCTAGGTGGAAGCTCTTACCTCTGTGCCTCATTCTCCTTATCCTGGCAGTGGAGCCGGAGGATCCTCAGGGTCTCTGCAGGGAGAGGAAGTTAGGACCCTGTGAGAGCCCATCATGGCTGAGGTTTGTGCAGGGGTAAAAACACCAGAGGTCTCCTCCTGAAGAGCTAATGGGACTCTGGTGGAAGCCACAGGAGGGAGGCAAGGTGATTCAGCCTTCAGAAGGCTTTCATTGCTATAGAGTGGGTTTCTGAAAGGCGGCAAAGGCAAAAACCTGGAGATAAAGTAGGTGCAATTACCTTGTTTTTTGCTCAAGATCTCTTTCAGGCGTACTTTCTCTCCACTCACTGGAAAACATAGAAACATGTTTGGGCATCACCAACCACCCACTGTACCCTGAGAGACTGGGCTTGGCAAGCCCTACCCCCAACCCCAAATGTAGACCCCCTTCGAAGTAagtccccttcccctcttttGCGCATGCTCCCTGTGGGCACCAAAGGGTGCTTGATAAAGGGTGGCTGAGAGGACCCTGTGGAATGCCAGTGCAGTTACACGGAGGGAAGAGAAAAACACTTCACAACAAGTTGGGTAAAGGCTGTGAAGAAACACATCAAGCAGTAAGGGGCATGTGACTAGGTGGGGGCAGTGTGCTGACTCTGGGTGGGGAGATTGGGGAAAGCCTCTCTGAGAAAGGGGCATTTGAGCTGAGAGCTGAATGATGTCTTCAGGCAATAGGAATCTGTATTATACGGGGGATCTACCTAGGAAAGGTCCTGATGTAGGAGTATGCTTGGCGGAGTTTCAGGAACACTCCCCCAAATAGAGTGGGATGGGGGAGATTGGTAGGCCCTGAAGTTGGCGAGGGTGCAGGAGTGCTTGGCCACAGCAATGATGCTGACTGTCTGGAATATTGGGTTCAAGGATGCATGACATTTTGGGGACCTCTGGGTGATCCCCCCCAGGCTTACATGAGTCCAGTTCTTTCTGCAGGGTCTCCCAGACAGTCCGGGCGTCTCCCAGCTCCTCACTAGCTTTCTTTTTTGCTGTGTCAAACCGTAGGACATCGTGTAAGTGTCTGTCCTTGCAAACATTTCACACTTGTCTTCAAGTAAACCTAGAGGGGCCCCTAGAGGATTTTACAGAGCAGGAAACAAGTCTCCCGGAGCCAAAGCCCTTCTTGGGCTCAGCTGACAGCAGGGCCAGGTTAGTAAACATGTGACTGCAGCTCCTGTCTTTGGATGGACCAATCCATGTTTGGTTTAATGCTCCCCTGTTTCAAAACACCAAGTAATTTTGAATAAGGGGCTCTGCAAATCATGTAACCACTCCTGGCAGACAAGCCAAGGTCCTGAGCTCACCTTGCTGCACCTCATTAATCCGGTTAATCAGGACCTCAACCCTGGGTTCTAGGCTTCCCACTGCAGGGAGAAAAGGAGGCTGAGTGAAAATGACAGGGCAGGCAGAGGAAGCTGGATGCCCTCCAAGGGCTCACAttctggggaggggaggcagcaaCACATAGAGACACCGAGTCAGGTTGTGGTAACTTcaagagaaatagaggaacaacagattaaaaaatgaagGAGTGGGAAGTGCTCCTTCAGATATGGCAAGACCTCTTGAGGGCCCCAAATCAAGTGAGGAGGGCAGGCCTTGCAGTTCCCTGGGTCGGGGTAGGAGACAGTCAGTGCAAAGGCCTACTCGAGATAGGAACATGGGTGGACGGTGCCTGGTAGCAAGAAGAGAGCACAAAATCCTGGAAATTCAGTAGAGTATAGGGGGAGCCAAATGGATGGCCAGTAAGGGGACTGAAACTGTGTTTTGGGgaaatgttttgtattttatctCCTTATACTTAAATTTTGAATCATGGAGTCATATTTTTACTTcaaaaaattaacttttgaaaCTAAGAGAGAATCAATGAGTTAATTTCCCAAGGTGGTGAATTTGGTGGCTTAGAATTGATTCCACTTCTGCCTGACCCCAAACCTCGGGCTGAGCCTCAGTTATAGAGGAGACACGTGACCTTTCTGCAACTTCTTCACCATTTCCATCAAGTCTTCAATTTTCTGTGAAGACTTGGCCTGCCCTGCGGAGACAAAACCAAACATTTTAGTATGTAGTAATGACAAGCCTAAGGAAGGGTCTGATAACTTGGGCTGGGACTGAAGTGGGCTGAGGGCAGGTCTCCAGCCAGAGTGGTGCCTCTGCTCCTTGACCTGAGGGAGGCACTGCAGAAGAGGTGAATCAGAGAGACCCCATTCATGGTCATCTTTTCCTAAAGGGTGATTGACACCATAGATTTCCCCTTAATAAGACTCAGAGCAAGAGAAAGGGTACACTCTTACTGTTGATACTGTTCAAGGCTTGGTCAAAGCTCAGGatgtaaaaacagaaaagaagaaatagtattaaaaattggaaacaagGAGTTAGAAGTCACTGTAAATGGTAGGTGACATAATCAACTATAGATTTACAGAGAATAttacccaaagaaatctcagaAGGAATAGTGAGAAATTTTAATGATGTACCTTTAAACATATAAACACAAATagcttttctatatatatgtttcatattcagttcagttcagtcactcagtcatgtctgactctttgcgaccccatgaaccgcagcacaccaggcctccctgttcatcatcaactcccggagcccacccaaacccatgtccattgagtcagtgatgccatccaaccatcttatcctctgtcatccccttctcctcctgtcctcaatctttcccagcatcaggatcttttcaaatgcgtcagctcttcacatcaggtggccaaagtattggagttttcagcttcaacatcagtccttccaatgaacacccaggactcatctcctttaggatggactggttggatctccttgcattccaagggactctgaagactcttctccaacaccatagttcaaaagcatcgattccttggcactcagctttctttatagtccaactctcacatccatacatgactactggaaaaacaatagccttgactagatggacctttgttgacaaagtaatgtctctgctttttaatatgctgtctatattggtcataactttcttccaaggagtaagcatcttttactttcatggctgcaatcaccatctgcagtgattttggagcccagaaaaatagtcagccactgtttccactgtttccccatctatttgccatgaagtgatgggaccggatgccatgatcttcattttctgaatgttgggctttaagccaactttttcactttcctctttcactttcatcaagaggctctttagttcttcttcactttctgccttaagggtggtgtcatctgcatatctgaggttcttgatatttctcctggcaatcttgattccagcttgtgcttccttcagcccagcatttctcatgatgtactccgcatatacgttgaataagcagggtgacaatatacagccttgatgtactccttttcctatttggaaccagtctgttgttccatgtccagttctaactgttgcttcctgacctgcatataggtttctcaagaggcaggtcaggtggtctggtatttcagaattttccacagtttattgtgatccacacagtcaaaggctttggcatagtcaataaaagcagaaatagatgtgtttcatATTAACTTGCTTATAATTAATAtaggcatttatttttaatccttaaTAAATTAGTAGATCCAGACAATTATTATTAGTGCTACTAACATGACAATAAAAATAACTGGACATCATGAGCTATTCGATGTAAAAATACAATGGAGGATTCTTGTCAAAAAATAATGCTAACACTTGTTAAGCCTATCAACCTAAATAGCCAATTTAGAGGAAATACAGGGACAGAGGACCATTTAAGTGGCATATGTGCATGCAATTAGCAACACCCACACTGGGAAACTTCACAGGAAAAAGAACtcagtttctttaatttaaaaagattttaggGGAAAAAGGAGACAGGAAGACCCTTACAGACAAAAAGAGATTAAAGAAACGTATCAACCAATCTCAATAAATGGACAATGTTTGGATTTTGATTCAATCcaatgcactttttaaaatattgatgacACAATCAGGGAAATTTGAAAACTGACTATAGATACTTGAAACAAAGGAATTATTGTAGCTGTTATTcagatgtgggacttccctggtggctctgatggtaaagaatatgcctgcaatgcaggagacccaggttcaatccctgggtcaggaagactctctggagaagggaatggctacccatttcagtattcttgcttggagaatttgatggacagaggagcctggtgggctacagttcatggggtcacaaggagttggacacaactaagcgactaacacacacattcagaAGTGGTAATGCCACTGTGGTTACTTTTCTGAAAATAGTACTTATGTTTTAGAGATATACATGCAAATATTTATGGATATGTTATGATGCCTGGGgtacttcaaaataaaacagtGGAGTAGGTGGTAGGGAGGGGCTGAGGATAATGAAGAAACAAGATTGGTCAAGAGCTGATAACTGCTAAAACTGAAAGGTGAGTTCACAGGGTAATTATCcttagttcttaatttttttttaactgagttagagctggtttacaatgttgtgtaagtttctccttgcacagcaaggagatttggttataaatctatatataaacattttcagatctttttattatagactataaaatattgaatatattgaacatagttcctgCACTATAAGTAGGGTCCTGTTGACTATATTCGCATTTCgattccacacataaatgatatcatgtgatatttgtctttttctgtctgatttacttcatttagtatgataacctctaggttcacccatgttgctgcaaatggcattatttcattctttttatcttgtttgtTGTCCACTcactaaatcatatctgactctttatgacctcttagactgcagcacaccaggctcctgtcttcCACTAtgacccagagtttgctcaaactcttgtccattgagtcggtgatgccatccaaccatctcatcttctgctgcccccttttccttttgccttctatctttcccaggatcaaggtctttttcaatgagtcagctgtttccatcaggtggccaaagtactggagcctcagctttagcatcagacttTCCAgggactattcagggttgattaacattgtataggaggattctcttgtctccacaccctctccagcacttattatttgtagattttttttcatgattgtcattctgatcagtgtgaggtgataccttagtgtagttttgatctgcatttctgtaataattagcagtgttgagtaTCTCTTCATGTGCCTATATTCTTTTGTATATGCTtaaatttttccataataaaaaggttttaaaaaatcacccaAACAACCAATCAAAATAGAGAAGGTAAGTATTCATTTATacagaagaatggaaaaatagagaaaacaggtAAGCAAAAACTACACTAATGGTTAATTATATCTGAAAAGATGTATAACCTTAGTCataattaaaaagatgaaaatgacatGTTGTATCCAGCAGCTTGGTAAAGATTAGTAAGTCTGATAATGCCTTGTGTTGATTACAATGTAGAGAAATAGGCACTAATGCACACTGACAGACTGTGAAAACCTATGCAAACTTTTGGAGGACAGGTTGGCTGCATCAACATTTTCAAGACAAAATTTCACTTCTATGAATTTATCCATCAGATATGCTTGGTTACATATCTATGTCAAAAGTGGGAAACTTGAATGCCCATCAGTAGAGAACTTATGATTCATGCCCACAAGAGAATACTGTGCAGCCATTGAAAAGGAGGTAGAGTTATATGTATTAACAATGAAAGAGATCCAAGATagactgaaaggaaagaaagtacaAAACAGTATAATATAGAATCCCATCTGGCTACAGAAAgaggtgaaaaaaatattttgtcagtCTAAAAATATATGTGTCTTATTTCTAGAAAATTTCTGGCTCAaatcacacaaaaatattttcaacagtaGTTCTTTTGGAAAGTAGAAGTGGAAGGATAGGTAAGAGAATGTTTACTTTTCACTGTATACTTCTGCATAtggttttacttttacttttaaatgttaatagaCTTCCCTAGGTGAGCcaaaaatgaatttatagttTTCTTGAGCAACCATTTGTCCAGGTATTATTAATAGACTAGGCAGTGAGCtgcacctttattttttttttctttattgcataTTATAAGGTAAGGCACAGAGTGGGAAAGCAGAATATATCTGTTGAACAAGTCAACTAATAtattgttaataaaaaaaaaatcaagggtaCAACTGCCTGTGTTATTATATGAGCCCCTactttttacttcttattttaaaaattttcaaatttacttaAAAGTTGCAGAAGTAGAACACATAGCTCTATATGCCGTTCACCCCAATTTTACATTTGCTAATAATCATGAACTTTGAGAATAAGTTGCAGATACAATTCTTCATTACCCCCAAATATCCCAGTGTGAAGTTCTGAAGTACAAGGGCATGCTCCTGTGTAGTAACAACAGTACAACAATTAAAACAGAGAACAACAGTGAGAGATATTAACATGTGATCATCAAGTGGTACTTTAAAAACGTCTCctactttcacttttataaattaaaagttcCACAAGTATCAGTTACATAGTCCTggtagaaaaaaaacaaatattaagatTAAAAACGTTCCTTCACCTTTGCATTGCCCTTAGAAactagattggagaaggcaatggcaacccactccagtactcttgcctggaaaatcccatggacagaggagcctggtgggctgcagtccatggggttgctaagagttggacacgactgagtggcttcactttcccttttcactttcatgcattggagaaggaaatggcaacccactccagtgttcttgcctggagaattccagggacgggggagcctggtgggctgccatctatggggtcgcacagaactggacacgactgaagcgacttagcagcagcagaaactagaTCCGTCCATCAGAGTCATCAATTAGGAAATCAGCCTCCAGACATCTTTCTGTGCAACCTACACAGTATTGCAATTTTTCCATCTTGCTTTACTCTCATAAAAATATCTGTTTTGAAGATCATATTGTATCTGTATGTCTAATAATTTACAAGTTGACTTGGTTAAGTGGATTTTAATtccagttcctcttcattttagaAATCCACTGCACAGGTATATCCCAGTGTGCATGGGATTTAGCTATTCCCTTCCCAAGTTTTCCTACCGCCATCTAGGCTCCAGTGACTATCCGATCCATGCATCTATATATGTCCTGTGTGATTCTCTAGGAATGTGACCAAAAAGGGGAGAagataatttaaatgttaaaatttgtGCCAGAAGGACTACTGCAAAGCCTTTACCCTTTCTTCCTCTCATCAGAGTATGATATGGTCTGTATGTTTACACTATTGTTAACACTAGATAGCACCACTGCCCCCTTTTTTAAACAACCTAATAGACTGAAAATGGAATCTTgatgtcttattttctttcactGCTATAgaatgaatgtttgtgtccctccatatttcatttgttgacATCCTAAAGTCTAATGAGATGGTATTAGAGGGTGGGGCCtatgggaggtgattaggtcatgaggctgcagccctcatgaatgagattagcaCCTTataagagaccccagagagctcccttgcccATTCTGCTGTGAAGACACAGATGGACATCTAAGATTCAAGATATTGGTCCTCACCACACGCGAGAAATGGTATTTCACCAGTTATAAGACACTAGTGAAGTCAACTGCATCTAAATATGCTAGCTTAATGAACTTGAAACAAAGATACTAAGAGGTTTCTTTAGCACAGTGGtgaacacagtaggtgcttaagaAAAGAGATCTATATGtatctgttctgtttttctttttgttcttagcTGAGGATTGTTACTGAACGCCACTCCCTGCTCCAAGCAAGCTTTCTGTGCTAAGTTTATTTCATTATGTAaaccttcattttatttattaaaaaaaaaaaaaaaaaaaaggccacaaaGCACCTGTCACGTACCAAAACTACTGCCTGCAGGTGTGACGGATATGACCAAGGCGGGTTCATGAGAGAATCTTAACAAGGGGAGACAGGTAGGTCAAGAAGAGCAGAGTCAACAAGCTGAGGGATGCGTGTTCCTTGTACAATTTGTCTCCCCTTTTGTGTTAACACCTAGGAGCATATCCTTTGAGGGGTGGACAAGCCTgggaatattttatatctttcttctcTATGCTAGGCTGTAATTTCAGAAAACTTTATAACTGTAATGAGCTGCCATGCCTCTCCTTTCCCGGTGAGGTGGGAGCCATTGCTCAATAGGTCAgtgtcaggaagaaaaaaaaaccttaat
This genomic interval from Bubalus bubalis isolate 160015118507 breed Murrah chromosome 23, NDDB_SH_1, whole genome shotgun sequence contains the following:
- the SYCE1 gene encoding synaptonemal complex central element protein 1 isoform X1, which encodes MAGRPGSSNAEAAGAVGPTDEARGQAKSSQKIEDLMEMVKKLQKVGSLEPRVEVLINRINEVQQAKKKASEELGDARTVWETLQKELDSLSGEKVRLKEILSKKQETLRILRLHCQDKENEAQRKQTMLQECKERISALNSQIEQEKNKQRQLRLDFEEQLEDLMSQYKDLWEFHKPERLALEISTLDSSKEQLLKEEKLVEAKLEDVKHRLCSQFGAKGHTISEGLFLRSPEAAAVVHLFEEENRKAQELLEAAAQRQEQLQQKCQQLQQKRQRLKEELEKLGVQVPAQAQSKQEEEAGLGEAANPKPLGVSEDKDPEPSTKEHMMPRSKENPPCTGAYDLDFSK
- the SYCE1 gene encoding synaptonemal complex central element protein 1 isoform X2, giving the protein MAGRPGSSNAEAAGAVGPTDEARGQAKSSQKIEDLMEMVKKLQKVGSLEPRVEVLINRINEVQQAKKKASEELGDARTVWETLQKELDSLSGEKVRLKEILSKKQETLRILRLHCQDKENEAQRKQTMLQECKERISALNSQIEQEKNKQRQLRLDFEEQLEDLMSQYKDLWEFHKPERLALEISTLDSSKEQLLKEEKLVEAKLEDVKHRLCSQFGAKGHTISEGLFLRSPEAAAVVLKEELEKLGVQVPAQAQSKQEEEAGLGEAANPKPLGVSEDKDPEPSTKEHMMPRSKENPPCTGAYDLDFSK